The Nocardioides panzhihuensis genome has a segment encoding these proteins:
- a CDS encoding GNAT family N-acetyltransferase: MSVIAPVDVHDDTALKAWYAVEAASMAFDRPYASHRTFEALANSVRTPHDHGRRVLLAAKEQGETIGIAELDLPEEERSHIVELGIHVLPVHRWRGVGTELWRAADDVRRTSGRTLTTAEVTIPPKSSLAFARALGFKSVRREDHLAADLPLRHKPFNVLGYEILMWEDRTPEDLLAQFVGLRNQMGKEMPGKSENDVVAHTADRIRSAEKSTARSYDRITAAAREILTGELVGYSVIFLAHGSVEAIQDDTFVKTAHRGNKLGLALKVATLAAVQRDHPERTSIHTWTDPSNDVMQRINKQFGFRKIELMHEVQRTDRW; this comes from the coding sequence GTGTCTGTGATCGCCCCCGTCGACGTCCACGATGACACCGCTCTGAAGGCCTGGTACGCCGTGGAGGCGGCATCGATGGCTTTCGATCGACCCTACGCGTCGCACCGCACCTTCGAGGCGCTGGCAAACTCCGTGCGTACCCCGCACGATCACGGCCGCCGCGTCCTCCTCGCCGCGAAGGAGCAGGGGGAGACGATCGGCATCGCCGAGCTCGATCTCCCCGAGGAGGAGCGCAGCCACATCGTCGAGCTCGGCATCCATGTCCTGCCCGTGCACCGCTGGCGCGGCGTCGGCACCGAGCTGTGGCGGGCCGCCGACGACGTACGCCGCACCAGCGGCCGCACGCTGACGACCGCCGAGGTGACCATCCCCCCGAAGTCGTCCCTGGCCTTCGCCCGGGCGCTCGGCTTCAAGTCCGTACGCCGCGAGGACCACCTCGCCGCCGACCTCCCGCTGCGTCACAAGCCCTTCAACGTGCTCGGCTACGAGATCCTGATGTGGGAGGACCGCACGCCCGAGGACCTGCTCGCCCAGTTCGTCGGCCTGCGCAACCAGATGGGCAAGGAGATGCCCGGCAAATCGGAGAACGACGTGGTCGCTCACACCGCCGACCGCATCCGATCGGCCGAGAAGAGCACCGCCCGCTCCTACGACCGCATCACCGCCGCCGCCCGCGAGATCCTCACCGGCGAGCTGGTCGGCTACTCGGTCATCTTCCTGGCCCACGGCAGCGTCGAGGCCATCCAGGACGACACCTTCGTCAAGACCGCCCACCGCGGCAACAAGCTCGGCCTGGCCCTCAAGGTCGCCACCCTCGCCGCCGTCCAGCGCGACCACCCCGAGCGCACCAGCATCCACACCTGGACCGACCCGTCCAACGACGTGATGCAGCGCATCAACAAGCAGTTCGGCTTCCGCAAGATCGAGCTCATGCACGAGGTCCAGCGCACCGATCGCTGGTAG
- a CDS encoding DUF5990 family protein: MLLEIRGHNLPGRTWHLDDAPCHNVHVGIQRGKDPVDLVRGDSDGAVWQTEIEVGEIESGLDYRGAAVQGRRGARFVYLTWGDVDGDGTFTMFRRAKLMLDDLASLLTPGGDEHVIATVDLTDECGGPRCARLAPPALALRKT, translated from the coding sequence GTGCTGCTCGAGATTCGTGGCCACAACCTCCCCGGCCGGACCTGGCATCTCGACGATGCCCCGTGCCACAACGTCCACGTCGGCATCCAGCGGGGAAAGGATCCGGTCGACCTGGTACGCGGCGACAGCGACGGCGCGGTCTGGCAGACCGAGATCGAGGTAGGTGAGATCGAGTCGGGGCTCGACTACCGAGGTGCCGCGGTGCAAGGCCGGCGCGGGGCCCGCTTCGTCTACCTCACCTGGGGAGACGTGGACGGCGACGGCACGTTCACGATGTTCCGTCGCGCCAAGCTGATGCTCGACGATCTCGCCTCGCTGCTGACTCCCGGCGGCGATGAGCACGTCATCGCCACCGTCGACCTCACCGACGAGTGCGGTGGACCGCGATGTGCCCGCCTGGCCCCGCCCGCGCTCGCGCTCCGAAAGACATGA